From Triticum urartu cultivar G1812 chromosome 2, Tu2.1, whole genome shotgun sequence, a single genomic window includes:
- the LOC125539862 gene encoding uncharacterized protein LOC125539862, translating to MCCSECGCYDAFCDCCCPCVSYDARETILCCAACLAVLAGVVLFAVLLAAYGFIRHAEVAVVDASLTRLALATSPATAFAYNLSLTLTVRNKNWAMSVRNTQPLEADYSFDGQRFERVKLADEGSTHPAGKTQVYHLVSGSDGAYVALGNAGVAEFKEENKTGMFQVEVAVSGEVRYQAHFTKCKFQAKCPLQLQLAPPGTPAVVFQKVKCKLAPADKNC from the coding sequence ATGTGCTGCAGCGAGTGCGGCTGCTACGACGCATTCTGCGACTGCTGCTGCCCCTGCGTCTCCTACGACGCGCGCGAGACCATCCTCTGCTGCGCGGCCTGCCTCGCCGTGCTCGCCGGCGTCGTCCTCTTCGCCGTCCTCCTCGCGGCCTACGGCTTCATCCGCCACGCCGAGGTCGCCGTCGTCGACGCCTCCCTCACGCGGCTCGCGCTGGCCACGTCCCCCGCCACCGCCTTCGCCTACAACCTCTCCCTCACGCTCACCGTCCGGAACAAGAACTGGGCCATGAGCGTCAGGAACACCCAGCCGCTGGAGGCCGACTACAGCTTCGACGGCCAGCGCTTCGAGCGGGTCAAGCTCGCCGACGAGGGCTCCACGCACCCCGCCGGCAAGACCCAGGTGTACCACCTCGTCTCCGGCTCCGACGGCGCCTACGTCGCGCTCGGCAACGCCGGCGTCGCCGAGTTCAAGGAGGAGAACAAGACGGGGATGTTCCAGGTGGAGGTGGCGGTGTCGGGCGAGGTCAGGTACCAGGCGCACTTCACCAAGTGCAAGTTCCAGGCCAAATGCCCGCTCCAGCTGCAGCTCGCGCCGCCCGGCACGCCGGCCGTCGTCTTCCAGAAGGTCAAGTGCAAGCTCGCTCCGGCAGACAAGAACTGCTAG